The Megasphaera stantonii genome includes a window with the following:
- a CDS encoding HD domain-containing protein, whose protein sequence is MSLLPNLIAQAIAFDRGDARRIHHFLKVYAYADTIGRLEGLPDDMQETLAAAAILHDIGIHAAEEKYGSSSGKYQELEGPAPARRILSSLGCDEGRIDRVCYLIAHHHTYDGVDGMDYQILLEADFLVNAYEDNLPKDAIRTFCRKVFRTESGIRLLRQTFDIQDI, encoded by the coding sequence ATGTCCTTACTGCCAAATCTCATTGCGCAAGCCATTGCCTTCGACCGAGGCGACGCCCGGCGCATCCACCATTTCCTCAAGGTCTATGCCTATGCCGACACGATCGGCCGCTTGGAAGGCCTCCCTGACGACATGCAGGAAACCCTCGCTGCGGCGGCAATCCTCCACGACATCGGCATCCACGCCGCCGAAGAAAAGTACGGCAGCTCCAGCGGCAAATACCAGGAGCTCGAAGGACCGGCGCCGGCGCGGCGCATCCTCTCGTCTTTAGGCTGCGATGAAGGGCGCATCGACCGCGTCTGCTACCTCATCGCCCATCACCATACGTACGACGGCGTAGACGGCATGGATTATCAAATCCTGCTGGAAGCAGACTTCCTCGTCAACGCCTACGAAGACAACCTGCCCAAAGATGCGATCCGCACGTTCTGCCGCAAGGTTTTCCGTACAGAAAGCGGCATTCGGCTGCTGCGACAAACATTTGATATACAGGATATATAA
- a CDS encoding IS256 family transposase, producing the protein MAREKKPVHKVIMTEGKRSIIQQLFQEYDIQSAEDIQEALKDLLGGTIKEMMETEMDEHLGYQKSQRSDSEDYRNGYKRKRVNSRYGTVDIQVPQDRNSTFEPQVVRKRQKDISSIDQKIISMYAKGMTTRQISETLEDIYGFEASEGFISDVTDKILPQIEDWQKRPLSEVYPVLYIDAIHYSVRDNGVIRKLAAYVILGINIDGQKEVLTIQVGDNESAKYWLSVLNELKNRGVKDILILCADGLSGIKEAIAAAYPNTEYQRCIVHQVRNTLKYVADKDRKPFANDLKTIYQAPSEEQALESLERVTKTWSVKYPNSMKSWKQNWDAICPIFKFSMNVRKVIYTTNAIESLNSTYRKLNRQRSVFPSDTALLKALYLATFEATKKWTMPIRNWGQVYGELSIMYEGRLPE; encoded by the coding sequence ATGGCAAGAGAAAAGAAACCGGTACATAAGGTCATTATGACCGAAGGAAAACGCAGCATTATTCAACAACTGTTTCAAGAATATGACATTCAATCCGCAGAAGATATTCAGGAAGCACTGAAAGACCTGCTGGGCGGTACCATCAAAGAAATGATGGAAACCGAGATGGACGAACACCTTGGCTATCAGAAATCCCAGCGGTCTGACAGCGAGGATTACCGCAATGGGTATAAGAGAAAGCGGGTCAACAGCCGGTATGGTACCGTAGATATCCAGGTACCGCAGGACCGCAACTCCACGTTCGAACCGCAGGTGGTCCGTAAACGGCAAAAAGATATCTCTTCTATCGACCAGAAAATTATCTCCATGTATGCCAAGGGAATGACGACCCGGCAAATTTCAGAAACGTTAGAGGATATCTATGGATTTGAGGCTTCCGAAGGCTTCATTTCCGATGTAACCGATAAAATCCTGCCTCAAATTGAAGACTGGCAGAAACGCCCGCTGTCGGAAGTGTATCCTGTCCTCTATATTGATGCCATTCATTATTCTGTCCGGGATAACGGAGTGATCCGGAAGCTGGCAGCCTACGTCATTCTGGGAATCAACATAGACGGACAAAAAGAAGTTCTGACGATTCAGGTCGGAGACAATGAGAGCGCAAAATATTGGCTTTCCGTGCTGAATGAATTGAAAAATCGCGGGGTAAAAGATATCCTGATTCTCTGTGCCGATGGCCTGAGCGGGATCAAAGAAGCCATCGCCGCAGCCTATCCTAACACGGAATACCAGCGCTGCATCGTACATCAGGTACGAAACACGCTGAAATATGTAGCAGACAAGGATCGTAAGCCTTTTGCCAATGATTTAAAGACTATTTATCAGGCTCCGTCTGAAGAACAGGCTTTGGAATCTCTGGAAAGGGTAACCAAAACATGGTCTGTAAAATATCCGAATTCCATGAAAAGTTGGAAGCAAAACTGGGATGCCATCTGCCCAATTTTCAAGTTTTCCATGAACGTAAGAAAAGTGATTTACACGACCAATGCCATCGAATCCCTGAATTCCACCTACCGGAAGCTGAACCGTCAGAGAAGCGTATTTCCAAGCGATACAGCGCTTTTAAAAGCCCTGTATCTGGCGACGTTTGAAGCCACCAAAAAATGGACCATGCCAATCCGAAACTGGGGACAGGTGTATGGGGAACTGAGCATAATGTACGAAGGCCGACTCCCAGAGTAA
- the thiW gene encoding energy coupling factor transporter S component ThiW has translation MEKDKKVLRLVLLAMLIGLGVVISPILRIEGMCPMAHLINIVCAVLMGPWYALLCATLIGIIRMTIMGIPPLALTGAVFGAVLSGLLYRASKGKIIGAVIGEIIGTGIIGAVVSYPVMEIFYGRTGLSWMYYVPMFISGTLIGGSIAFCLLMALSRSGTLREFQQKLGIQVYENGKRK, from the coding sequence ATGGAAAAAGATAAAAAGGTGCTGCGGCTGGTGCTGCTGGCTATGCTGATTGGTCTGGGCGTCGTCATTTCGCCGATTCTGCGTATTGAAGGCATGTGCCCCATGGCGCATTTGATCAATATTGTCTGCGCCGTTCTCATGGGGCCCTGGTATGCCCTGCTGTGCGCGACTCTCATCGGTATTATCCGCATGACGATCATGGGAATTCCGCCGCTGGCGCTGACCGGCGCCGTCTTTGGCGCCGTCCTGTCGGGCTTGCTGTACCGGGCGTCGAAGGGCAAGATTATCGGCGCCGTCATCGGTGAAATCATCGGCACGGGCATTATCGGCGCTGTCGTGTCTTACCCGGTTATGGAAATCTTCTACGGCCGTACGGGCCTGTCGTGGATGTATTACGTGCCTATGTTCATCAGCGGGACCCTCATCGGCGGCTCCATTGCCTTCTGCCTGCTCATGGCCTTGTCCCGCAGCGGCACGCTCCGCGAATTCCAGCAGAAATTAGGTATTCAGGTATATGAAAATGGAAAACGAAAATAA
- a CDS encoding NAD-dependent protein deacylase, producing MTNVDKFIDMVQHSDNIVFFGGAGVSTESGIPDFRSVDGLYNQKYKYPPETILSHSFYVSQPEEFYRFYRDKMLCLDAQPNAAHIKLAELEQAGKLKAIVTQNIDGLHQKAGSKNVLELHGSVHRNFCQRCHKFFDAEYMLHSEGVPKCDACGGPIKPDVVLYEEGLDNDVIEQSLYYISHADMLIIGGTSLVVYPAAGLVRYYGGHKLVLINKSATDMDKSADLVINEPIGEVFSRITV from the coding sequence ATGACCAACGTAGACAAGTTCATTGATATGGTCCAACATTCGGATAATATCGTATTCTTCGGTGGCGCCGGCGTATCGACGGAAAGCGGCATTCCCGATTTCCGCAGCGTCGACGGCTTATATAATCAGAAATATAAGTACCCGCCTGAAACGATCTTGAGCCATTCCTTTTACGTCAGCCAGCCCGAAGAATTTTACCGGTTTTATCGCGACAAGATGCTTTGCCTGGACGCCCAGCCCAACGCCGCCCATATAAAATTGGCCGAATTGGAACAGGCCGGCAAGCTGAAAGCCATCGTCACGCAGAACATCGACGGCCTCCATCAAAAAGCCGGCAGCAAAAACGTCCTCGAACTGCACGGCAGCGTGCACCGCAATTTCTGCCAGCGCTGCCATAAATTCTTTGACGCCGAATACATGCTCCACAGCGAGGGCGTGCCGAAGTGCGATGCCTGCGGCGGCCCCATTAAGCCCGACGTCGTCCTGTATGAAGAAGGACTGGACAACGACGTCATCGAACAGTCCCTGTACTATATCAGCCATGCCGACATGCTCATCATCGGCGGCACATCCCTCGTCGTCTATCCGGCAGCCGGCCTGGTCCGCTACTACGGAGGCCATAAGCTGGTCCTCATCAACAAATCAGCGACGGATATGGATAAGTCGGCCGATTTAGTCATCAACGAGCCTATTGGCGAAGTATTCAGCCGCATTACTGTATAA
- a CDS encoding alanine/glycine:cation symporter family protein → MDLLLALDDFMYYPVLIVVLSVAGLIFSAKTGLVQIRMFGESVRVVMEAPVEKGAISSFQALMISTASRVGTGNIIGVSTAVCLGGPGSVFWMWLLAFIGGASAFIESTLAQVYKRRDSQGGSYGGPAYYIETAMHNRTLGVIFAVFLILTYAGGFNMLASYNLQSTFAVYGFYDQTSTPWILGAIIALLVGYCVMGGGKRIVKVTSVMVPVMGAIYILAALFVVLFHIGEIPNVLAMIFADAFDFEAIFGGVAGSCMIYGIKRGLFSNEAGIGSAPNAAASAHVSHPVKQGLVQMLSVFIDTMLVCSATAFLGLCSGVPITEEAAGAVYIQQAATAAYGSFGPMLITFSMVLFAFTTLIGNLFYVDNCINFIHRGEPTKQFMTAFRAVCVVAIFVGAGMSMAAVWAIADILMGFMCLINIPACLILGNVAVKALKDYQRQRAEGKNPVFKAESIGLNLSEVEFWK, encoded by the coding sequence ATGGATTTATTATTAGCATTAGATGATTTTATGTACTATCCCGTGTTAATCGTTGTTCTCAGCGTAGCCGGCCTGATTTTCTCGGCCAAGACGGGACTCGTTCAGATTCGCATGTTCGGCGAAAGCGTTCGCGTCGTCATGGAAGCGCCTGTGGAAAAGGGAGCTATTTCCTCCTTTCAGGCTCTCATGATTTCTACGGCTTCCCGCGTCGGTACGGGCAACATCATCGGCGTATCGACGGCCGTCTGCCTGGGCGGTCCGGGCTCGGTATTCTGGATGTGGCTGCTGGCCTTTATTGGCGGCGCCAGTGCATTTATCGAAAGTACTCTGGCTCAGGTATACAAACGGCGCGACAGCCAGGGCGGCAGCTACGGCGGCCCGGCGTACTATATCGAAACGGCTATGCATAACCGCACCTTAGGCGTCATCTTCGCCGTCTTTTTGATTTTGACCTATGCCGGCGGCTTTAATATGCTGGCTTCGTACAACCTCCAGTCTACCTTTGCCGTATACGGCTTTTATGATCAGACGTCGACGCCGTGGATTCTCGGCGCCATTATCGCCCTCCTCGTCGGCTACTGCGTCATGGGCGGCGGCAAGCGCATCGTCAAGGTGACGTCGGTCATGGTTCCTGTCATGGGCGCGATTTATATTTTAGCGGCCCTGTTTGTCGTATTGTTCCACATCGGTGAAATTCCCAATGTGTTGGCTATGATTTTTGCCGACGCTTTTGACTTTGAAGCAATCTTTGGCGGCGTTGCCGGTTCGTGCATGATTTACGGCATCAAACGCGGCCTGTTTTCCAATGAAGCCGGTATCGGCTCGGCTCCGAACGCCGCTGCGTCGGCTCACGTCAGCCATCCCGTAAAGCAGGGCTTGGTACAGATGCTGTCCGTCTTCATCGACACGATGCTCGTCTGCAGCGCGACGGCTTTCCTCGGCCTGTGCTCCGGCGTGCCCATTACGGAAGAAGCGGCCGGTGCCGTATACATTCAGCAGGCTGCCACGGCGGCGTACGGCAGTTTCGGCCCGATGCTGATTACCTTCAGCATGGTATTGTTTGCTTTTACGACGCTCATCGGCAATCTGTTCTACGTCGATAACTGCATCAACTTCATTCACCGCGGCGAACCGACTAAGCAGTTCATGACGGCCTTCCGCGCCGTCTGCGTCGTCGCCATCTTCGTTGGCGCCGGCATGTCCATGGCCGCCGTATGGGCTATTGCCGATATTCTCATGGGTTTCATGTGCCTCATCAACATTCCGGCCTGCCTTATTTTGGGCAACGTCGCCGTCAAAGCCCTGAAGGATTACCAGCGTCAGCGCGCCGAAGGCAAGAATCCGGTCTTCAAAGCCGAATCCATCGGCCTCAACCTGTCGGAAGTTGAATTCTGGAAATAA
- a CDS encoding YrbL family protein, whose translation METTIITLTDDLFIGKGYHKKCYRHPHDPGLCIKMAYSDEGQKDLDREIKYLKVLKRKNKNYDILPAYYGPIETNLGTGHVYEFIQDINGGQCKTLTDYLQDPTLLNSNVSMLIEELQKLKTDLIENEIITMDIFPTNILVQWRGESNYRLRVINDMGSPALIPLEYYFSSIAKAKIMSL comes from the coding sequence ATGGAAACCACAATAATCACGTTAACGGACGATTTATTTATCGGCAAAGGGTATCACAAAAAATGCTATCGCCATCCCCATGATCCCGGCTTATGCATAAAAATGGCCTACAGTGACGAGGGACAAAAGGATTTAGATAGAGAAATTAAGTATCTAAAAGTCCTGAAACGCAAAAATAAAAATTATGATATCCTGCCGGCCTATTATGGGCCTATAGAAACCAACCTAGGCACAGGGCATGTATATGAGTTCATTCAGGATATTAATGGAGGCCAATGCAAAACTTTAACAGACTATTTGCAGGATCCAACATTATTAAATTCCAATGTATCCATGTTAATAGAAGAACTTCAAAAATTAAAAACAGACTTAATTGAAAATGAAATCATTACGATGGATATTTTTCCCACAAACATTCTTGTCCAATGGAGGGGGGAATCCAATTATCGTCTCAGAGTCATCAACGACATGGGCAGCCCAGCACTGATTCCACTAGAATATTATTTTAGTTCCATTGCAAAGGCTAAAATTATGAGCCTGTGA